From the genome of Thermoflexus hugenholtzii, one region includes:
- the rpmG gene encoding 50S ribosomal protein L33, whose protein sequence is MAKEVRVVITLACTECKERNYTTQKNRNNDPNRLELRKYCPRCRKHTLHRETR, encoded by the coding sequence ATGGCGAAAGAGGTGCGGGTGGTGATCACCCTGGCGTGCACGGAATGCAAGGAACGGAATTACACGACCCAGAAAAACCGGAACAACGACCCGAACCGCCTGGAGCTGCGCAAGTATTGTCCCCGATGCCGCAAGCATACGCTGCATCGGGAGACACGCTGA
- the tuf gene encoding elongation factor Tu, with translation MSKAVFVRAKPHVNVGTIGHIDHGKTTLTSAITKVLSLKGLAEFVPFERIDKAPEERLRGITINITHVEYESERRHYAHIDCPGHRDYIKNMITGAAQMDGAILVVAAPEGPMPQTREHVLLARQVNVPAMVVFLNKVDMMDDPELLELVELEVRDLLSQYGYPGDEVPVIRGSALRALESKSTDPEAEEYRPIWELIRALDEYIPEPVREVDKPFLMPIEDVFSIKGRGTVVTGRIERGRIRPGEEVEIVGLREEVKRTVVTSIEMFHKSLEEGIAGDNVGCLLRGVAKEEVERGMVLAAPGTIKPHREFEAEVYVLKKEEGGRHKAFFSGYKPQFYFRTADVTGEIQLPAGVEMVMPGDNVNLRVRLIAPVAIEEGLRFAIREGGLTVGAGVVTKILD, from the coding sequence ATGTCGAAGGCGGTGTTTGTGCGGGCGAAGCCGCATGTGAATGTGGGGACGATTGGGCATATTGATCATGGGAAGACGACGCTGACGTCGGCGATTACGAAGGTGTTGTCGTTGAAGGGGTTAGCGGAGTTTGTGCCGTTTGAGCGGATTGACAAGGCGCCGGAGGAGCGGTTGCGAGGGATTACGATCAACATTACGCATGTGGAGTATGAGAGTGAGCGGCGGCATTATGCGCACATTGATTGTCCGGGGCATCGGGATTACATCAAGAATATGATTACGGGTGCGGCGCAGATGGATGGGGCGATTTTGGTGGTGGCGGCGCCGGAGGGGCCGATGCCGCAGACGCGGGAGCATGTGCTGCTGGCGCGGCAGGTGAACGTGCCGGCGATGGTGGTGTTTTTGAACAAGGTGGATATGATGGATGATCCGGAGTTGCTGGAGCTGGTGGAGCTGGAGGTGCGGGATTTGCTGAGCCAGTATGGGTATCCGGGGGATGAGGTGCCGGTGATTCGGGGGAGTGCGTTGCGGGCGCTGGAGAGCAAGAGCACGGATCCGGAGGCGGAGGAGTATCGGCCGATTTGGGAGCTGATCCGGGCGCTGGACGAGTATATTCCGGAGCCGGTGCGGGAGGTGGACAAGCCGTTTTTGATGCCGATTGAGGATGTGTTTAGCATTAAGGGGCGTGGGACGGTGGTGACGGGGCGGATTGAGCGGGGTCGGATACGGCCGGGGGAGGAGGTGGAGATAGTGGGGCTGCGGGAGGAGGTGAAGCGGACGGTGGTGACGAGCATTGAGATGTTTCACAAGTCGCTGGAGGAGGGGATTGCGGGGGACAATGTGGGGTGCTTGTTGCGGGGTGTGGCGAAGGAGGAGGTGGAGCGGGGGATGGTGCTGGCAGCGCCGGGGACGATCAAGCCGCATCGGGAGTTTGAGGCGGAGGTGTATGTGTTGAAGAAGGAGGAGGGGGGGCGGCACAAGGCGTTTTTCAGCGGGTATAAGCCGCAGTTTTACTTTCGGACGGCGGATGTGACGGGGGAGATTCAGTTGCCCGCGGGGGTGGAGATGGTGATGCCGGGGGACAATGTGAACCTGCGGGTGCGGTTGATTGCGCCGGTGGCCATTGAGGAAGGGCTGCGCTTCGCCATCCGGGAAGGCGGCCTCACCGTCGGCGCCGGCGTGGTCACCAAAATCCTCGACTAA
- a CDS encoding bifunctional homocysteine S-methyltransferase/methylenetetrahydrofolate reductase, producing MTSKPSLLERLARGPVLADGAMGTMLYARGFSFDRCYEALNVEAPEVVREIHRLYLEAGAEILETNTFGANRYRLAEHGLEDQVARLNRAGVELARQAASDAGRPVWIAGSVGPLGVPLAPLGRVKAVEAREAFREQIAALAEAGVDLLILETFSSLPELVEAVRAAQEVAPHLPLVAEMTFAQDGHTLMGHTPEEVVDALMALGVPLIGANCSVGPAKLLPVIRRMAARVREAGGPPPDLVVMPNAGWPEMAAGRLRYPATPDYFADYAGRFLALGVRVIGGCCGTTPEHIAAIRRALSAHPEPAPEPRPVILMPPPPPAPTEQPPTELARRLRSGRLVISVEVDPPRGPDASALLEVARSLKAGGVDVLNIADSPMARLRMSPWALAFLVQNHVGMETILHFPTRGRNLLRIQSDLLAVHALGVRNLFIVMGDPPAQGDYPEASDAMDIVPSGLVRLIKERFNAGQDHAGEPLGRPTAFFVGVALNFNAPDPAREIKALRRKVRAGADFIMTQPVYEPEALRAFLRRYEEEAGPLSIPILAGVLPLVSLRHAEFLHNEVPGIMVPEAVRERLRRAGEGRARGEGLRIAQEVVAELAEFVQGLYVMPPMGRYELVFSLMEAIPPHRRGGGRTGEPAMESEGPQVSGGHGELSDER from the coding sequence GTGACATCCAAACCTTCGCTGCTGGAGCGTCTGGCCCGGGGTCCGGTGCTGGCCGATGGGGCGATGGGCACGATGCTCTACGCCCGGGGCTTCTCCTTTGATCGCTGCTATGAAGCGCTGAACGTGGAAGCCCCTGAGGTCGTCCGAGAGATCCATCGGCTGTATCTGGAGGCCGGGGCGGAGATCCTGGAGACCAACACCTTCGGGGCGAACCGTTACCGGCTGGCGGAGCACGGTCTGGAGGATCAGGTGGCCCGCCTCAACCGCGCGGGGGTGGAGCTGGCCCGTCAGGCTGCGTCGGACGCCGGCCGCCCGGTGTGGATCGCCGGCTCGGTAGGGCCCCTTGGGGTTCCCCTGGCCCCTCTGGGCCGGGTGAAGGCGGTGGAAGCCCGCGAGGCTTTCCGGGAGCAGATCGCCGCCCTGGCCGAAGCCGGGGTGGATCTCCTGATCCTGGAGACTTTCTCTTCGCTCCCGGAGCTGGTGGAGGCGGTGCGGGCCGCCCAGGAGGTTGCCCCGCATCTTCCCCTGGTGGCGGAGATGACCTTCGCCCAGGATGGCCATACGCTGATGGGCCACACGCCGGAGGAGGTTGTGGACGCCCTGATGGCCCTGGGGGTGCCCCTCATCGGGGCGAACTGCTCCGTGGGGCCCGCCAAGCTGCTCCCGGTGATCCGCCGGATGGCCGCCCGAGTGCGGGAGGCCGGGGGACCGCCTCCCGATCTGGTGGTGATGCCCAACGCCGGCTGGCCGGAGATGGCGGCGGGCCGCTTGCGCTACCCGGCCACGCCGGATTATTTCGCGGACTATGCTGGACGTTTCCTCGCCCTGGGGGTGCGGGTGATCGGCGGATGTTGCGGAACGACGCCGGAGCACATCGCGGCGATTCGCCGCGCCCTGTCGGCCCATCCGGAGCCCGCTCCGGAGCCTCGGCCGGTGATCCTCATGCCTCCTCCACCCCCTGCGCCCACGGAGCAGCCCCCGACGGAGCTGGCGAGGCGCCTGCGGTCGGGGCGGCTGGTGATCAGCGTGGAGGTGGATCCCCCCCGGGGGCCGGATGCCAGCGCCCTGCTGGAGGTGGCCCGCTCCCTGAAGGCCGGCGGGGTGGACGTGCTGAACATCGCGGACAGCCCGATGGCCCGACTGCGGATGAGCCCCTGGGCGCTGGCCTTCCTGGTGCAGAACCACGTGGGGATGGAGACCATCCTGCACTTCCCCACCCGGGGTCGCAACCTCCTGCGCATCCAGTCCGATCTGCTGGCCGTTCACGCGCTGGGGGTGCGGAACCTCTTCATCGTGATGGGCGATCCTCCCGCGCAGGGGGATTATCCAGAGGCCTCGGACGCCATGGACATCGTGCCCTCCGGCCTGGTCCGGTTGATCAAGGAGCGGTTCAACGCGGGGCAGGATCACGCCGGGGAGCCCCTCGGCCGCCCCACCGCCTTCTTCGTCGGGGTGGCGTTGAACTTCAACGCCCCGGATCCGGCCCGGGAGATCAAGGCCCTGCGCCGGAAGGTGCGGGCGGGGGCGGATTTCATCATGACCCAGCCGGTGTATGAGCCGGAGGCCCTACGAGCTTTCCTGCGGCGTTACGAGGAAGAAGCGGGGCCGCTGTCCATTCCGATCCTGGCCGGCGTGCTTCCCCTGGTCAGCCTTCGCCATGCGGAGTTCCTCCACAACGAGGTCCCCGGTATCATGGTGCCGGAGGCGGTGCGGGAGCGCCTGCGGCGGGCCGGGGAGGGGCGGGCGCGGGGGGAGGGGCTCCGCATCGCGCAGGAGGTCGTCGCCGAGCTGGCAGAGTTCGTCCAGGGCCTTTACGTGATGCCGCCGATGGGCCGCTACGAGCTGGTTTTCTCGCTGATGGAAGCCATCCCGCCCCATCGGCGCGGGGGAGGCCGGACCGGGGAGCCTGCGATGGAAAGCGAGGGCCCCCAAGTCTCCGGCGGGCATGGGGAGCTTTCCGACGAACGCTGA
- a CDS encoding PH domain-containing protein, translating to MGYIERLLGENERILFRTHPHPVVLLRPVLGYGVLTGVLIGLALAGGAAFPTLTPPLLIAGLVLAAIPLILLIHTLLRWWNEVYLVTTRRVVQVEGILNKSVMDSSLEKVNDVMLRQSLLGRLLNYGDIEILTASEIGVNRLRCIADPLRFKQVMLDQKAALEGRFALEGEEGGEDRARLLMHLEALRRSGLLSEEEFEAKRQALLKSQG from the coding sequence ATGGGATACATCGAGCGGTTGCTTGGGGAGAACGAGCGGATCCTCTTCCGAACCCATCCCCATCCGGTGGTCCTCCTCCGCCCGGTTCTGGGCTACGGGGTGCTGACCGGCGTGTTGATCGGCCTGGCCCTGGCGGGAGGGGCTGCTTTCCCGACCCTGACGCCCCCGCTCCTGATCGCCGGCCTGGTGCTGGCTGCCATCCCCCTGATCCTGTTGATCCACACCCTCCTGCGCTGGTGGAACGAGGTTTATCTGGTGACCACCCGGCGGGTGGTCCAGGTCGAAGGGATCCTGAACAAGAGCGTTATGGACTCGTCCCTGGAGAAGGTGAACGATGTCATGCTGCGCCAGTCCCTGTTGGGGCGCTTGCTGAACTACGGGGACATCGAGATCCTGACGGCCAGCGAGATCGGGGTGAACCGGCTGCGCTGCATCGCGGACCCCCTGCGGTTCAAACAGGTGATGCTGGATCAGAAAGCCGCCCTCGAGGGGCGCTTCGCGCTGGAGGGCGAGGAGGGTGGGGAGGACCGCGCCCGGCTGCTCATGCATCTGGAGGCCCTGCGGCGCAGCGGTCTGCTCAGCGAAGAGGAATTCGAGGCGAAGCGACAGGCTCTCCTCAAATCCCAGGGATGA
- a CDS encoding purine-nucleoside phosphorylase: protein MHVHEVIPRSEYEAAAAWLRERLPSLPRIGLVLGSGLAALAEAVEEAMVWPFAEIPGFPAATVEGHPGRVIAGRLEGHPVLVLQGRAHFYEGYSVQRITFPIRVMQLLGVRMLILTNAAGGLNPAFRPGDVMIVRDHIGLPGMAGMNPLRGPNEADWGPRFPELSRAYDPALRALAREVGEAEGLPVHEGVYVMLAGPSFETPAEVRFLRMIGADAVGMSTVPEVIVACHGGMRVLALSGISNVLNPEAFEPPTHEEVLQAGRVLAPRLLTLIRGVLRRLPHEAGSDLSKPHA from the coding sequence ATGCATGTCCACGAGGTGATCCCCCGCTCGGAATACGAGGCGGCCGCCGCCTGGCTCCGCGAGCGGCTACCTTCCCTGCCGCGCATCGGACTGGTGCTGGGATCCGGCCTGGCGGCGCTGGCGGAAGCGGTGGAGGAGGCCATGGTCTGGCCGTTTGCGGAGATCCCGGGCTTTCCGGCCGCCACGGTGGAGGGGCATCCCGGCCGGGTGATCGCCGGCCGTCTGGAAGGACATCCGGTCCTGGTCCTTCAGGGGCGGGCCCATTTCTATGAGGGCTACTCGGTGCAGCGGATCACCTTTCCCATCCGGGTGATGCAGCTGCTCGGGGTCCGGATGCTGATCCTCACCAACGCGGCGGGGGGATTGAACCCGGCTTTCCGGCCCGGGGATGTGATGATCGTGCGGGATCACATCGGGCTTCCGGGGATGGCAGGGATGAACCCCCTGCGGGGGCCCAACGAGGCCGATTGGGGGCCTCGCTTCCCCGAGCTCTCACGGGCCTATGATCCGGCGCTGCGGGCCCTGGCGCGGGAGGTCGGGGAGGCGGAGGGCCTGCCGGTCCATGAGGGGGTTTACGTGATGCTGGCCGGGCCCAGCTTCGAGACGCCTGCGGAGGTGCGCTTCCTGCGCATGATCGGCGCCGACGCGGTCGGGATGTCCACCGTCCCCGAGGTGATCGTCGCCTGCCATGGGGGGATGCGCGTCCTGGCGCTCTCGGGGATCTCCAACGTCCTGAACCCGGAGGCCTTCGAGCCGCCCACCCATGAAGAGGTGCTTCAGGCCGGTCGGGTGCTGGCGCCTCGCCTGCTGACCCTCATCCGCGGCGTGCTGCGCCGCCTCCCCCACGAAGCAGGGTCTGACCTTTCGAAGCCGCACGCTTGA